In a genomic window of Bradyrhizobium sp. LLZ17:
- a CDS encoding DsbE family thiol:disulfide interchange protein, whose translation MSDQSTSTTQPRRTFLMVLPLIAFIGLALLFWFRLGSGDPSKIPSALIGRPAPQTTLPPLEGLQADSTQVPGLDPAAFKGKVSLVNVWASWCVPCHDEAPLLTELAKDKRFQLVGINYKDAPDNARRFLGRYGNPFGRVGADANGRASIEWGVYGVPETFVVGREGTIIYKLVGPITPDNLRTVLLPELEKALK comes from the coding sequence ATGAGCGATCAATCGACCTCCACGACACAGCCGCGCCGCACCTTCCTGATGGTGCTGCCGCTGATCGCCTTCATCGGCCTCGCGCTGTTGTTCTGGTTCCGGCTTGGCAGCGGCGATCCCTCGAAAATTCCCTCCGCGCTGATCGGACGGCCGGCGCCGCAGACCACGCTGCCGCCGCTTGAAGGATTGCAGGCCGACAGCACGCAGGTCCCCGGCCTCGACCCGGCCGCGTTCAAGGGCAAGGTCAGCCTGGTCAATGTCTGGGCGTCCTGGTGCGTGCCGTGCCATGACGAAGCGCCACTGTTGACCGAGCTGGCGAAAGACAAGCGCTTCCAGCTCGTCGGCATCAACTACAAGGATGCGCCCGACAACGCGCGGCGCTTCCTCGGCCGCTACGGCAATCCGTTCGGCCGCGTCGGCGCCGATGCCAACGGCCGGGCCTCGATCGAATGGGGCGTCTACGGCGTGCCGGAGACATTCGTCGTCGGCCGCGAAGGCACCATCATCTACAAGCTGGTCGGCCCGATCACGCCGGACAATCTGCGGACCGTGCTGCTGCCGGAGCTGGAGAAGGCGCTGAAGTAA